The genomic interval ACTACTGCTAAAGGGGTTTTCCTGGGAATAAAAGCTTGTGTGAAAGAAGTTTTTGGTACCGATATGCTGGCAGGCCGTTCTGTTGTGGTCCAGGGAATCGGAAATGTAGGGGAACAGCTGGTAGAATTACTGAGAAATGAAAACGTTGAAGTTTTTATCAGTGATATCAATGAGGAACGTTTACACCATATTGCAAGAAAATATAAAGCAAAACCTGTAGAGGCCAATAAAGTATTCGGTCTTGACGTTGATATCTATGCGCCGTGTGCGCTGGGGGCGACGGTCAATGATGTGACTATTCCAAGAATGAAGTTTGCGATTATCGCAGGTTCAGCGAACAATCAGCTGGCGGATGAGCAGGTACATGGTAAATTACTTTTGGAAAAGAATATACTTTTTGCACCAGATTACCTGATTAATGCCGGCGGACTGATTAATTGTTATTCGGAATTAACAGGTTTCGGAAGAAAACGCACGATGCAGCTGACAGAAAATATCTACCAGGCAACGCGTAATGTAATTAAGCTGTCCAAGGCAGAAAATATCCCAACAATCCTGGCAGCAAACAGGATTGCGGAACAAAGAATAATAGATATCAAAAAAATAAAATCATCATTTTAATAACCGGTATATTACCAACTCGTTCTTACATTCATGTTAAATAGAAGGCACCTACGAATTAAAGTCCTGCAAAACATTTTTGCGTGGCAAATGACAGACAAAAAGGATCTACTTTCTGCAAAGAAAGAATTGATGCACAGTATTGACCAGGTTTATGAAATGTATGTCAGAATGCTGGCATTACTTTCTGAGATTACGGAATACACTGCAGTTGACGCGATTGAAAGAGCTAACAAGCATTTTCCTACTGCGGAAGATCTGAATCCTAACAAAAAGTTACTGCGCAACAACTTCATTGTTTTGCTGCAGGAAAATCCTGAATTTAAATCGGCTGTAAACAAATACCAGATTAACTGGCATGCGGATCCTGAATTCATCAGAACAATCTACAATAAGCTGAAGGCTACTCCTGAGTATATTGCTTATCTGGCAGATACTGATGATAGCCTGGAAGGATCAAAAGAGATTATCAAATTTATCTTTAGAAAAA from Pedobacter sp. WC2423 carries:
- a CDS encoding Glu/Leu/Phe/Val dehydrogenase; translation: MSGNSSAVTSILDQLSALGHKKVVFCNDPDTGLKAIIAIHDTTLGPALGGTRMLSYATETEALEDVLRLSRSMTYKAAITGLNLGGGKAVIIGDSRKGKSEAMMRSFGRFIQNLNGEFITAEDVGTTTKDMEYISMETKYVTGVPESIGGMGDPSPTTAKGVFLGIKACVKEVFGTDMLAGRSVVVQGIGNVGEQLVELLRNENVEVFISDINEERLHHIARKYKAKPVEANKVFGLDVDIYAPCALGATVNDVTIPRMKFAIIAGSANNQLADEQVHGKLLLEKNILFAPDYLINAGGLINCYSELTGFGRKRTMQLTENIYQATRNVIKLSKAENIPTILAANRIAEQRIIDIKKIKSSF